One part of the Streptomyces sp. AM 2-1-1 genome encodes these proteins:
- a CDS encoding heme o synthase codes for MCVTAVESRPAGVALTPSPGGHRPYGARIKAFVALTKPRIIELLLITTVPVMFLAAQGVPDLWLVLATTIGGFISAGGANALNMYIDRDIDALMDRTSQRPLVTGMVSPRECLAFGITLGVVSTVWFGLLVNWLSAALSLGALLFYVVVYTMLLKRRTSQNIVWGGIAGCMPVLIGWSSVTDSVSWAAVILFAVIFFWTPPHYWPLSMKVKDDYARVGVPMLPVIASNRVVARQIVIYSWVMVAVSLLLTPLGYTGWFYTVVALLSGGFWLWEAHGLQNRAKAGVAGAKLKEMRLFHWSITYVSLLFVAVAVDPFLR; via the coding sequence GTGTGCGTGACGGCCGTCGAGTCCCGACCCGCAGGGGTCGCCTTGACTCCGAGCCCAGGGGGCCATCGCCCGTACGGGGCCCGCATCAAGGCATTCGTGGCGCTGACGAAGCCGCGGATCATCGAGCTGTTGCTCATCACCACCGTTCCGGTGATGTTCCTGGCCGCTCAGGGTGTGCCCGATCTGTGGCTCGTCCTCGCAACCACCATCGGCGGATTCATCTCCGCGGGCGGTGCGAATGCGCTCAACATGTACATCGACCGCGACATCGACGCGTTGATGGACCGTACGTCGCAGCGACCGCTGGTCACCGGAATGGTGAGCCCGCGCGAGTGCCTGGCCTTCGGGATCACCCTCGGGGTCGTCTCCACCGTCTGGTTCGGTCTGCTGGTCAACTGGCTCTCCGCGGCCCTCAGCCTCGGCGCGCTGCTCTTCTACGTCGTCGTCTACACGATGCTGCTGAAGCGCCGGACCTCGCAGAACATCGTCTGGGGCGGGATCGCCGGCTGCATGCCGGTCCTCATCGGCTGGTCGTCGGTGACGGACTCGGTGTCCTGGGCCGCCGTCATCCTCTTCGCGGTCATCTTCTTCTGGACGCCCCCGCACTACTGGCCGCTGTCGATGAAGGTGAAGGACGACTACGCCCGCGTCGGCGTCCCGATGCTGCCGGTCATCGCCTCCAACCGCGTGGTCGCCCGCCAGATCGTCATCTACAGCTGGGTGATGGTGGCGGTCTCGCTGCTGCTGACCCCGCTCGGTTACACCGGCTGGTTCTACACCGTGGTGGCGCTGCTCTCGGGCGGCTTCTGGCTCTGGGAGGCGCACGGCCTGCAGAACCGGGCCAAGGCCGGCGTCGCCGGTGCCAAGC